In the Theobroma cacao cultivar B97-61/B2 chromosome 1, Criollo_cocoa_genome_V2, whole genome shotgun sequence genome, one interval contains:
- the LOC18614392 gene encoding uncharacterized protein LOC18614392, which translates to MVDLQTVCCMCGDVGFPDKLFRCNKCRHRFQHSYCSNYYSELAEPIELCDWCQSEERSSRHGSSSKKSSTGNETGITNRSEYSGTDKIKQQDRDESAEKGKSSGTPSPRPTTRRYKLLKDVMC; encoded by the exons ATGGTGGATCTTCAAACTGTTTGCTGCATGTGCGGCGACGTTGGTTTCCCTGACAAGCTCTTCCGCTGCAACAAATGCCGCCACCGTTTTCAACATTC GTATTGCAGTAACTATTACAGTGAGTTGGCAGAGCCAATTGAACTGTGTGATTGGTGCCAAAGCGAGGAAAGAAGCTCAAGGCACGGAAGCTCTTCAAAGAAATCATCAACCGGAAACGAAACTGGAATTACAAACCGATCCGAGTATTCGGGTACTGACAAAATCAAGCAACAAGATCGAGACGAGAGCGCTGAGAAAGGAAAGAGCAGCGGGACTCCTTCTCCAAGGCCTACGACACGCAGGTACAAGCTTCTCAAGGATGTGATGTgctaa